TTAAAGGTGCATGATTTTAAACGCGAATTTGCCGTGATTAACGCATTATTCGTAATATGTGGCGTATTTTTGCTAAGGTGTTACATTGTCTATGCGGGGCAAATTTTTATTTGATGCTTAAAAAATAATTTTAATTTTGAATTTACCTATTAAATATTACAATAGGGCTAAATCTTAATAAGACTTATTTTTTAGGAGAGAGATTTGAAAATTTTGCTTTTAGAAGATGATTTAGGGTTTCAAGAGAGCGTCTGTGAGTTTTTGCAGACGCTTGATTATGAAGTTACAGCGGTGAGCGATGGCCAAGAGGCGTGTGATCTGATAGAGAAAAATTTCTATCACCTTTTTATACTTGATATAAAAGTCCCTGGCGTAAATGGACATGAAGTTATCAAGTACATAAGGAGCTTAAATCCAAACGCTCCTATCATGATAACAACATCTTTAGTTGATATAGGCGATATGGCGATTGGCTACGAGCTTGGCTGTAATGAATACCTAAAAAAGCCATTTGAACTTGCTGAGCTTAAATTTAGAGTAGCTGAGCTTATGAGAAAATACTATGGTACTGATGATAAGAACATAGTAAAGATCAATGACGAGTTTAGCTTTAATCTAAACAAGCGTGCGCTATTTAAAAACGGCAAAATGGTCGATCTTAGCGCAAAAGAAGTCGCACTTGTTGAGTGTCTAGTTTCGCATCTAAATTCTTATGTCAGTATGGAAGAGCTAAGAGATCTTGTCTGGAACGATAAAGAGATCGAGGGCGCTGATATCAGAATGCATGTTTTAAAGATAAGAAACAAAACAACTAGTGACTTTATCACTTCAAAGAGGCGTATAGGCTACAAGATAGATGCACAAGAGCTTTAAGATTCAGATCATAGCGACATTTGTCATAATGTCGCTCTTTTGTTTTCAAAGCTTTGTGATCTTAAATTTAAGTCAAAAAAACAGCACTTCAAAAGCTCTTTTTGGTGCGATGAAGCATGAAACTATTATCAAAAATTCGTTTTTAAAAAATGAAAATATAACTCCTTCTTTAAAGTATAAATTTGCGATCTATGATGTAAATTTTAATCCAATTATTTCAAATCTCTCCAAGCAGCCAAGCAACTTTAAATTTGTAACACTTGAAGAAAATGGCTTCTTGTTTTATAAAAGTTTTTTTATAAAGGATAAAACGCCTTATTATATTGTCGTTGAAAAAGAGCTTGATAATGAAAAAAGTATATTTCTAGCGGCACTTATGCTCCTTGTCATCCTTGTGGCTGTGCTTTTTATCGTCTATTTTTTATATCTAAGCAGCGTTAAGCCCTATAAAGAGTTTCAAAAGTATATGAACAACTTCTTTAACGACGCCATGCACGAGCTAAAGACCCCACTTGGCGTAGCTGGCATGAATCTTGAGATGCTTGGGCTTGAAAACAAGTATATAACTCGCATCAAAAACGCCTTAAAACAGATGCAAATAACCTACGAAGATGTCGAGTATTTTATAAAGCGTGGCTACATAAAATTTCCACTTGAGCGCCTAAATTTGGGCGAATATATAATAGAGCGAGTGAAATTTCTCTCAAGCGTGGCCGATGTCAAACACATCGAGATAAAGACAAATTTAGAAGGCGATGCATTTACTATGCTAAGCAAGGTCGAAGCTCAACGCATCATCGATAACACCATCACAAACGCCATAAAATACAGCCCAAAAGAGAGCGAGATAATAGTAAATTTAGAGCTTGAAGCAGACCGCATAAATCTTAGCGTGCAGGACTTTGGCAAGGGGATAAAGGACGTCAAAAAGGTCTGGAAAAGATACGTCAGAGAGGATGAAATCCAAGGTGGCTTTGGTCTTGGGCTAAATATCGTCAGCGAAATTTGCCAAAAACATGACATTTTATACGGTGTTGATAGCGTTTATAATGAAGGCAGCACCTTTTACTATAAATTTAAACGAGCTTAGATTAAGTATAAAAGCGTAAAATGAAGCCTTAAATTTAGAAGGAAAAACTTTGGATAGAATCGTTGAAATCGAAAAAGTAAGCTTTGAAAATGACTTTGAAGTCTCGCTTAGACCGACAAAATTTGAAGACTATATCGGACAAGAAAAGATCAAGCAAAATTTAGATGTCTTTATAAAAGCAGCCAAAAAGCGAAATGAGTGCCTAGATCACGTGCTATTTTACGGCCCTCCAGGACTTGGTAAAACCACCCTTGCTCACATCATCGCAAACGAGATGGGTGTAAGTATCAAAATGACTGCAGCACCGATGATAGAAAAGAGTGGTGATCTTGCGGCGATCCTTACAAATTTACAAGAGGGCGACGTGCTTTTTATCGATGAGATCCACCGCCTAAGCCCAGCTATCGAGGAGGTGCTTTACCCTGCGATGGAGGACTTTAGGCTTGATATCATAATAGGCTCTGGCCCAGCTGCTCAGACTATCAAGATAGATCTGCCAAAATTTACACTGATTGGTGCAACGACACGTGCTGGCATGATCTCAGCGCCTTTAAGAGACCGCTTTGGGATGGACTTTAGGCTGCAGTTTTACACAAGCAGCGAGCTAAGCCGTATCGTGCAGATAGCCTCTGCCAAGCTTGGCAAAGAGTGCGATAAAAACGCCTCACTCGAGATCGCCAAACGCTCACGTGCCACGCCAAGGATCGCTCTTAGACTATTAAAGCGAATTCGCGACTTTGCCGAGGTAAATGACGAGCTAATCATCAGCCACGAGCGTGCGAAAGAGGGGCTTAACGCACTTGGTGTAAATTCGCTTGGATTTGACGAGATGGATATTAGGTATTTAGAAATTTTGATGCAAGCAAGGCGCCGTCCTATGGGGCTTAGCACGATAGCTGCGGCACTTAGTGAGGACGAGGGCACGGTTGAGGATGTCATCGAGCCATATTTGCTTGCAAATGGCTTTATCGAGCGCACCGCAAAGGGTAGAATCGCGAGTGCGAAGTGCTTTGAGACCTTTAATGTCAAGATTGATATCGAAAAAGGGCTTTTTGAGTAGCAAAATTTAAATTTGGAGCAAAAATGGGTGAGCCACATCTTTGTCCTAGGTGCGAGCAAAGGACGATTTACTTTGATGGGATCTGCTATGATTGCAGGCAAAAAGAGAAGCTGGAGTTTTATCAAGGCTTAAGCGAGGCTGAGATTAAGCAAAAGCTAAAAAATGTCCTAGCTCACACAGACGAGATAGGCAAATATGATGAAATTTATAGCGATCTTGTCTATATTTTCTACCTGCACGGCATTTGCGACGAGCAGATAATAAGAGAAGTAACCAAAGAGTGTGAATACTATCCATTTGAAATTTACAAAAACGCCTCAAGTGATGTAAGAGATGAGCTCATAAATAGTCTAAATGGCGCTGAAAATAGGGTAAAAACTAATCACATCCTTTGCGCGCTTGCGTGGCAGGGCGATGAGGTGGTGAGGGAGCTATTTTTTAAGCTTTATAATGCGCCAAAGCCTTGGAAGGTAAAGCTTCACGTAGATACTGACGCATACGCTCAGGTTGCTGGCTGGAGCTTTGACGAGAGTGGTAAGAGAAGAAGCCTAGTTTTTGATAAGTGTTTTACATGTGGGCCAAGCCAAAACGCAGATGCAAGCATTAAATTTAAAGCACTAAACGATGAAAAATGTAAATTTTGTAGCGGCGAGATGCTGGAATTTATCATCAAAAAAGAGAGTCTAAAGCGACTTGGGCTAGAGCTTAAAAACGATGCTGTACTTAAATTTTGTCCAACATGCATTGGTCTTGTGCAGTATTTTTGCCAAAATGATGGCAATAATATGCAAACAGAGATAGTAGGTGAGGGCGAGAGTGATGACTATTTAAGAGATGCTGTGACGACTCTTGATGGGCAAAATTTCGAGCTAGCCAGCGAGGTTTGCGCTCACTACTCATATATGATAGATAGCGAAATTTTGCTTGGAGGATATCCGCAGTGGGAGCAAGATGCCGAGCATTTAAAATGTCCAAAATGTAGCAAAAGCATGAAATACATAGCACAAATTCCTCTTGGAAGTCTAGTAGATGGCGAGGGAACTATTTATGTTCAAATCTGTGATGAATGCGAGATCGTCGGGGCAAATTTTCAGTGTACGTAAAAGGCTAAATTTATAGGAGCTTTTGAGCTAGAAATTTTACGTAAAACTATCAATTTATCTAAATTTACTAAGCGCCAGTAGCATGCTAAAAATGTCAAAAGCCTAGCCACACTTGCTAGCTTTGCAAGCTTGATGGCAAAGAGCTTAAGCAATTTGGGAAGCAAATGAGCAACTTTGATAAATTTGCTATAATAATCCCATTTTAAGGGAGCAAGATGAACAATAGACTATTTTTTGGAATTTTTGTATTTTGTGCTTTGGCTTTGGTGGTCTATCTTTTTAAACCATATTTGCTTGATATTTTTATCGCTGCGCTGCTTGCTGTCGCGGTTTCAAATGTCCAAATCGCATTTTTATCGCTCACTAAAAACCGCAAGACGCTTTCATCGGCTCTTACCACATCTGTGCTTCTTTGCTTATTTATCGCCCCACTTCTTTATGCGGTGGTTGAGATCGCAAAATACGCAGCTGGCTTTGATATAAACAATGTCACAAAGACTATCGAATTTATCAAAAATTATGATTTTAGGATGCCTGAGTCGATAAATTTTTTAGAGCCAAAGATAAAAGAATTTATCGGTGGACTTGATATTAAAATGCTTTTTTCTCAACTTGCGACAAATCTTGCAAGTCTAGGTAAGTTAAGCCTTAAATTTGGCGTTGATATGATCATTATTTTGGTCTTTTTCTTCTTTTGCAATCTTTATGGCAATGAACTAATCAACTATCTAAAATATGCACTTCCGCTAAAGCAAGATGACACAGAGTCTATTTTAAGTGAGGTTGGTAACGTGATGAGTGTGGTTTTTTATTCAACCATTGCAAATATGATAATACAAGGCTTTTTATTTGCTATTGTCACAAGCTTTTACGGCTATGACGGCGTGCTAACTGGCATCTTTTTTAGCTTTGCTTCGCTTATTCCAGTTGTTGGCGGTATTTTGGCATGGGGGCCTATTAGCATTTATGAGTTTGCAAATGGCAACACAGCAGCAGCGATAACTATCGCAATTTATACGATCGTAGTGATCTCATTTGCAGCTGATACGCTTTTAAAGCCACTTGTTATTAAATTTATAAACTCAAAGCTGGTCAAAATACCAACAAAGATAAATGAACTTCTTATATTCTTTGCGATGCTTGCAGGTATCACGACATTTGGGTTTTGGGGCGTGATCCTTGGACCGGCGATTGTGACATTTTTTATCTCGACTATCAAGCTTTATACGCTTTTAAGAGAGAGAAATTTTGTATAAAAATAGGAACAAATATGATCTATGAAGATAAATTTATAAAAATCGAGCGTGAAGACAATGAACTTCCATGGATAAAAATTTTTACCATTAAGCCATTTCGTGAGCTAAGCGACTGCGATGAGGCAAGTAGAGTTAGGCTTTTTGAGGCGATGCTTATAAGCGAAAAGGCAATGCTTGAGTTTTATAAACCAACCAAAATAAACATTGCAAGCTTTGGAAACTACGTGCCACACTTGCATATTCATGTTATTGCTAGATTTAGTAATGACGCATTTTTCCCAGATAGCGTTTGGGCTAATCCAAAAAGAAAAAGTGAGCTTGTGTTGCCGGAATTTAATAAATTTGCAAAATTTTTAGAAGAAAAGTTAAAGGCTAGTTTTGAATAAATATAAAAAATATCTTAATTTCTACATTATTTTTATCTTTATTATAGTACTTGGAGGGCTTTTTTACTTTCTTTACAGCTCTTATATGGCTGAAAAGATGCAAAATAATATGCGAGTCTTTTTTGATTACCAGGTAAAACAGCTTAATAAAAGTATAGATGATGAGAAATTTTCATCAATGGCGATCTCGATCTTGCTTGCTCAAAATGAATCCATACAAATGTGCTTGCTAGGGCAAAGTCGCGATGAATGTATAAAAAATATCGAAAATTTAACCAAAACCCTTGGCGCAGCATCGATGTATAACAACATTAAGCTTCATATTTATGATAAAGATCTAAAAAGCTATGTAAGGAGTTGGGATTTAAACAGATATGGCGATATGATCGCTAGTAGTAGGTTTTTAGTGCAAGAGTCAAGGCATCAAAACAAGCCCATGGTTGGCATCGAGGCGTGGTATGCTGGAACGCATATAAGGGCTGTCTCAAACGTAATACGTGATGGTAAAATTATTGGCAACATCGAGGTTTTGTTAAATTTTGATTCACTTGGAAATTATTTTAAAAAGCAAGGAATTGATCTATTTGTTCTTTTGGCAAAAGACAAGATGCCATCTCGTAAAAGCATTCCAAGTGATCAAATTTTAAATGATTATTACATCGAAAATTTAAGCAGTGCAAATTTAAACATAGTAGGTTTTTTGCGTGATATTAATTTTAAAGAATATGAATTTTACGTTTATAAAACGCACTACTTTTGTGTGGTACCATTAATAGACGCTAGCAACACACAGATAGGCTATTATGTGCTTCATGTAAATACTAATGAAAAAGAGCGAAATATTTCACAAAATTATTTTGAGTCAGAAGAGCTTTTTTAATTTAAGCTATTTAATAAAATTTTTATTTGTATTTTTAGATAAAAATGGTGGAAGCGAGGGGGATCGAACCCCTGTCCAAAAACAAAATGCATACAGCCTCTACATGCTTAGCAAAAGTGAAAATTTCATCTAAAAAGGCTCACTTTCCAAAACCAAAATTTAGACTAAGACTAAAATTTCAGCTAGCAAGCAGTCACTTTGCGAGCCTACTCTAGCTAAATTACTTGCTTTTGTCCTAGCTAGAATTAGACTAAGCAAGGCTCAACTGAACTTACGCAGCTTTAGCGTAAGCAGGAGCGAAATTAACGTTGTTTGCGTTTAAATTTAATTTGAGCTTTTTACGCTTTGCTCAAAGCGACGTGCCACCGTACACACTCTGCTCCTGTCGAAGCCAAGTCGCTCCCAAAAAATAAAATGGTTAGTGGATTATTTAGTTAAGTTTTGCAGGTACATCAATGATTTTTGGTTCAAGAACGCTAAAATATTCAAAATCGTTCTCGACGTCATCTTTATATTTATTAAACTGATCGCTAATAAGTAGTAACCAATCTATAAATTTATCATTTGCTGGACCCTTTAGACTTCTTGCCTCTTGAGTTATCTCTTCAGCTAAAGTTGTAAGCTTTAATATCGGATCAAGATGCATGAATCCTGCTGCTGATTTAATATTATGAAAAATCCTAGTAAGCTCTAGGATGCTATCTTTATATTTATCAGCTCTTCCTAAATTTATTATCAAAGGCTCGAGTAAATCGCACATTAAAGCATAGTGAGATAAAAATTCTTCAACTATGTCATAAGAGTAATCTATTTCAAGCCTTTTTAATATACCCATTTTTATGTCCTTAAGAAATTGGCGTAATTGTAGCAAAAATTTGATAAAATTGTTAGCCTTTTAGGTAAAATCCTTGGAGCTTGCAATGAAAAATGAAAAAACTCAGAAGAAAAAACTAAGCATAAATGATATAAAAAATAAAAAAGGCATTGAGCCTATTGTAATGATAACTGCTTATGATGCGCTGTTTGCTAAGCTTTTTGATGATTATGCTGATATTATTTTGGTTGGCGATAGCTTAAATATGAGTTTTAATATGCAAGAAAGCACGATAGGTGCGGATATGAATACCATGCTTTATCATACAAAGGCCGTTTGTAACGGAGCTAAAAATACTTTTATCATGGCTGATATGCCATTTGGCAGCTACACAAATGAAAAGCAAGCGATAAAAAATGCGATGAAATTTTTCAAACAGACAAATGCCGATGCGGTAAAGCTTGAAGTTGGCATGCACCAAGTAAATTTAGTGAAGCGCCTTTGTGAAGAGGGCATAAACGTTATGGCACATATCGGCTTAAAGCCTCAGTTTTATAAATTTGAAGGCGGTTATAAGATAAAAGGCAGAAGCGAGATCGAGGCAAAAAAACTAATTGAAGAGGCTTTGGCGTTTGAGCAAGCTGGAGCATTTGGCATCTTACTTGAGGGTACGGTGAGTAGCGTGGCTAGCGAGATAACAAAGCAGGTTTATGTGCCAGTTATTGGTATCGGATCCGGAGTAAACGTCGATGGGCAAGTGCTTGTATGGTCTGACATGCTTGGGTTTTTCGAAGACTTTAAACCAAAATTTGTAAAACGCTATCTTGATGGAGCGGATATTGTAAGAAAGAGTGTGCAATCCTACGCAAATGATGTAAAAGGCAAAATTTTTCCAAGTGAAGAATTTTGCTATTAGGACGATTGATATCCGCATTAAATAAAAAGCGTCAAAAGGCTATCTATTTAAATTTCTTTATAGCCTTTTATATCAAGACCAAAACCTGCAAGGCTTACAAATTCTTTATTTTTATTTGAGCTTAAAAGTTCAATTTCGCTTATGCCAAAATACTTTAAAATTTGTGCCCCAATGCCATAATCTTTTTGCGAGCTTGTATCGCTTTTATTGCTGTCTAAAAATAGTAACACTCCGCCATTTTTACTTAAAAAATCCAACGCCTTTAATAAATTATCAAATTTATCTCCGCTTAAAAGCTCATGGTCTTTGCTTATTTTTTGAAATTTTACATTAGTTTGCGCTTTTGTCTCTCCAAAAACATAGGCAGCGTGATTTTTATTTTCGTGATCTTTTATGTCATATCTTTTTGCTTCAAAACCACAGATTTTTACACTCTTTGCGGGCGAAACTTCTATTAAGCTTTCGTGGCTAAGTCTGTATTCTACTAACTCAGAAACGCTTATCATGTTTAGGTCAAATTTTTTACAGAATTCCTCCAAATAATCACGTCTTGCCATTGTTCCATCTTCTTTTACGATCTCACAAATCGCTGCCATTGGACTAACGCCAGCGAGTTTGCAAAGATCAACTGATCCTTCAGTATGACCTGTACGAACGAGGACGCCACCTTTTTTTGCAATAAGCGGAAATATATGCCCAGGCCTTACAAAATTTTCAGGCACTGAATCAATACTAGCAGCAAGTCTAATCGTCATATCACGCTCATAAGCACTTACGCCTGTCGTTGCCTCCTTTGCGTCAATTGTGACAGTAAATGCAGTTTCGTGGCTGGATGTATTTTTAGAAACCATTAGCGGCAAATCAAGTCTTTTTGCGTTTGCTTCATCCATCGCAAGGCAAAGCACACCTTTTGCATGAGTGATCGCAAAATTTACCTTTTGCATATCGCTGCTTGCCGCTGAAAAGACCAAGTCTCCTTCATTCTCACGGTCTTCGTCATCGACCATAATTACCATTTTGCCATTTTTTATATCTTCAATCGCTTTTAATACATTTTCAAATGCCATAAATTTCCCTTATTAAATTTTTACGATTATATTGATTTTTTGATAACTTAGAGATAAAAATATTAATTTTGATTTGTCTTGTATCAATTATTTAGAAATTTTAGAAAAAGATTTATTTTTAAATATATGCGATTTAGTGGCGATAACTTAGGTTTTATTTTTCAATTTATTTTATATGTAAAATTTTAAAACATAAATTTTTAATAAAATTCACTATTTTTAAGAATAACAATAACTGGGAAAAATGGAAGTTAAAGAATAAAAGATGGCGCAGCGGACGGGGCTCGAACCCGCGACCTCCGCCGTGACAGGGCGGCATTCTAACCAACTGAACTACCGCTGCACCTAAAATGGTGGTCGCTATAAGACTCGAACTTATGACATCCACCTTGTAAGGGTGGCGCTCTACCAACTGAGCTAAGCGACCTAAAATTTAAAAAACATCTGGCGACCCTTAGAGGATTTGAACCTCTGTTTCTACACAGAGAAAGTAGAGTCCTGAGCCACTAGACGAAAGGGTCATAAACCCAAAAATGGTGTCCTGCGTTGGATTCGAACCAACGGCCCCCTCATTAAAAGTGAGATGCTCTACCGACTGAGCTAGCAAGACATTTGCTTAAAAAAGAATTGAGATTATACAAAAAACATTATTACATGTCAAGAAAAGGATGCTTAAAATTTGTTTTTGGCTAATATTAATTGTACGGTTAAGCTGATTTGACATCGGTAAATTTTTAAAATAAAAAATACATAATAAAGGCCATTTGTAAGATATGCGGACACCAAATGGATGAATATTGGATTTACTAAGATATGTTTTTATTGTAAAGTTCTTCTATATTAAGTATCTTACTTTTTAGCCTCATGTGAACAGCTATTGCTATACGATAGATGATGTGTGATTCATAATAGTAAGAATTGTAGTGAATCGACGACATTGATTGCACATATGGCTAAATAAGTTATTTTTGAACTAAAGAGTTGTTTAAAGACGACATATATTTTAAACTGCAGTCAATAAATAAAAATCTATAAGAACATATATCTAGAATATTTAAGATTAGGATTAAACCCCATTAATAGGGGTTTAATAAATTAAATAATTATAGTCCATCAAAAGGATTTGAAACTACATCTTTGCGATCTACTATGTAAGGTATAATAGCTGCATGACGAGCTCTTTTGATCGCTTTTTCTACCATTTCTTGATGTCTTTTTGATGTGCCAGTTAAACGCCTTGGCATTATTTTAAATCTCTCTGATAAGCAATACTTCAAAAGAGAAGTATCCTTATAATCTATAAAATCAATTTTAGCTTCTGTAAATTTACAATATTTGCGTGAATATTTTCTTTTTTCTGCCATTTTCTATCCTTTAAATTAAAACGGTATTTCGTTGTCGCCATCAAAATTATCGGCGTCAATGTTTATATCAGGGATTTTCTCCTCATAGTACTCTTCTTGTACTTTTTTATTTTGTGGTTGCATTTGCTGTCTTTGTGGCGCTGAATTTTGATATCCACCATTACCATAGCTATTGTTTGAACCATTATTTCGTTGTTGCGAGTATGAACTATTTTGATTAAATCCACCTTGACTTTGTCCATTAGCTCCGCTATTTCCGCCAAGCATCTCCATATTTTCAACTACGATTGAGTGCTTTGAGCGGTTTTGTCCATTATTGTCGGTCCATTGATCAAATTTCAATCTTCCTTCAACTAGAAGTTTGGAGCCTTTGCTTAAATATTGATTTGCTATTTCAGCTGATTTGCCAAAGAATGATATGTCAATAAAGCACGTTTCTTCACGTTTCTCGCCGTTAGTATTAAATTTTCTAGTAACAGCGATACCAGAATTTCCTATAGCAGATCCACTAGTAGTATATCTAAGCTCTATATCTCTAGTTAAATTTCCAACCAAGACTACTTTATTGAACATTTTTTATCCTTGATTATTCTTCTGCAAAAGTTTGCTCGTCTACTTTTTCAACTCTTGGCTCGCGTGGTGCTCTTGGCTCGCGAGTCTCTTTTTTGATAGTTTGTTTGATGCCTTTGCAAAGTCTTTCCCAAGCTGCGATTTCGCGTTTATTTTCATATTTAACGCTTAAAAATCTTATGATATCCTCAGTGATCCTTACATTTCTTGTAAGCTCTGCAAGAAGTGCTGGCGGGGCTTTGTAATAGATAACAAAGTATGTTCCACGCTCATATTTTTTGATGGTATAGGCTAGTTTTCTAGTGCCCATCTCAACGACAGTAGCGATCTCGCCGCCGTTTTTTGTTATAACTTCTTTTACGAAGTCAACTTTAGCTTTAACTTCCTCTTCCGTTAGTGTCGGCTTAAGAATAAATAAAAGCTCGTAATGTTTCATTTCTTCTCCTTATGGATATTTAGCTCACTTTGTGAGCAAGGATTTTGCTTTAAGCAAGGGTGGATTTTAGCTTAAAGTTACTTAATATTTGCTGTTGATATGAGATGTTGTAAATTTAAAATAGTTGATAATACAAAAATTTCTTTATCCATTTTTGTGTTTGTTTTTAGCTCTAGCTCGGCTAAATTTAGCGTTTTAAATATCTCCAAATAGGTATTTAAATTTAGTTTTAAGCTATTTGCTTTTAATAAATTTGCAACATTTACAGGCGGTTGATAACCAATCGCTTCATCTAAATTTAATCGGCCATTTATCTTAATGTAAGAGTAAATTTTAAATAGCCTAAAAAATGCTTTGTAAAGTGAGTTTAGAAGTAAAATTTCATTAAAATTTGGATCTTCTAGATAGGTAAAAAAGTCGTTTTTTATATCTTTTAGTGCCATAAATTTGTTAAAAAAATCATCAAAATTTATCCCGCCAAGCCCAAAAACTAGCCTTTTTACATCATCTTGTTCGATGTGTGTGTTTAGGCTCTTTAGTTTTGTTAGCTCGCTTGCTGCAAGGTATAAATTTTCATTGTGGGTAAAATAAAGCTCATAAAGTGCATTTTTAGTTATGTTTAGGCCTATTTTGGCTGAGTTTTTAGCTAGTAAATTTATCGCTTCATCCGGAGTTGAGGGCTTAAAAAATCTCGCAAAATTTGTCCCAAAAGCCTTTTGCGTATCAAAAACTAGCTTCATATCGGCCTCATAAAGCTCAAATAAAAAGTAGTTGTCTTGGCTTTTTGAGCAAAGCGAGATGAGCTCTTTTAACTCTTTTGCCGGGATCTTTTTGTCGCTTTTTATATAAAGGATATTTTTGCCGCCAAAAAGCGACTGCTCGCTTAGATGAGAGCTTGCTTGCGCGTAGTTGTACTCATCAAAATAAA
The Campylobacter concisus DNA segment above includes these coding regions:
- a CDS encoding response regulator transcription factor, which produces MKILLLEDDLGFQESVCEFLQTLDYEVTAVSDGQEACDLIEKNFYHLFILDIKVPGVNGHEVIKYIRSLNPNAPIMITTSLVDIGDMAIGYELGCNEYLKKPFELAELKFRVAELMRKYYGTDDKNIVKINDEFSFNLNKRALFKNGKMVDLSAKEVALVECLVSHLNSYVSMEELRDLVWNDKEIEGADIRMHVLKIRNKTTSDFITSKRRIGYKIDAQEL
- a CDS encoding sensor histidine kinase, coding for MHKSFKIQIIATFVIMSLFCFQSFVILNLSQKNSTSKALFGAMKHETIIKNSFLKNENITPSLKYKFAIYDVNFNPIISNLSKQPSNFKFVTLEENGFLFYKSFFIKDKTPYYIVVEKELDNEKSIFLAALMLLVILVAVLFIVYFLYLSSVKPYKEFQKYMNNFFNDAMHELKTPLGVAGMNLEMLGLENKYITRIKNALKQMQITYEDVEYFIKRGYIKFPLERLNLGEYIIERVKFLSSVADVKHIEIKTNLEGDAFTMLSKVEAQRIIDNTITNAIKYSPKESEIIVNLELEADRINLSVQDFGKGIKDVKKVWKRYVREDEIQGGFGLGLNIVSEICQKHDILYGVDSVYNEGSTFYYKFKRA
- the ruvB gene encoding Holliday junction branch migration DNA helicase RuvB, whose protein sequence is MDRIVEIEKVSFENDFEVSLRPTKFEDYIGQEKIKQNLDVFIKAAKKRNECLDHVLFYGPPGLGKTTLAHIIANEMGVSIKMTAAPMIEKSGDLAAILTNLQEGDVLFIDEIHRLSPAIEEVLYPAMEDFRLDIIIGSGPAAQTIKIDLPKFTLIGATTRAGMISAPLRDRFGMDFRLQFYTSSELSRIVQIASAKLGKECDKNASLEIAKRSRATPRIALRLLKRIRDFAEVNDELIISHERAKEGLNALGVNSLGFDEMDIRYLEILMQARRRPMGLSTIAAALSEDEGTVEDVIEPYLLANGFIERTAKGRIASAKCFETFNVKIDIEKGLFE
- a CDS encoding cytochrome C gives rise to the protein MGEPHLCPRCEQRTIYFDGICYDCRQKEKLEFYQGLSEAEIKQKLKNVLAHTDEIGKYDEIYSDLVYIFYLHGICDEQIIREVTKECEYYPFEIYKNASSDVRDELINSLNGAENRVKTNHILCALAWQGDEVVRELFFKLYNAPKPWKVKLHVDTDAYAQVAGWSFDESGKRRSLVFDKCFTCGPSQNADASIKFKALNDEKCKFCSGEMLEFIIKKESLKRLGLELKNDAVLKFCPTCIGLVQYFCQNDGNNMQTEIVGEGESDDYLRDAVTTLDGQNFELASEVCAHYSYMIDSEILLGGYPQWEQDAEHLKCPKCSKSMKYIAQIPLGSLVDGEGTIYVQICDECEIVGANFQCT
- a CDS encoding AI-2E family transporter, coding for MNNRLFFGIFVFCALALVVYLFKPYLLDIFIAALLAVAVSNVQIAFLSLTKNRKTLSSALTTSVLLCLFIAPLLYAVVEIAKYAAGFDINNVTKTIEFIKNYDFRMPESINFLEPKIKEFIGGLDIKMLFSQLATNLASLGKLSLKFGVDMIIILVFFFFCNLYGNELINYLKYALPLKQDDTESILSEVGNVMSVVFYSTIANMIIQGFLFAIVTSFYGYDGVLTGIFFSFASLIPVVGGILAWGPISIYEFANGNTAAAITIAIYTIVVISFAADTLLKPLVIKFINSKLVKIPTKINELLIFFAMLAGITTFGFWGVILGPAIVTFFISTIKLYTLLRERNFV
- a CDS encoding HIT family protein; protein product: MIYEDKFIKIEREDNELPWIKIFTIKPFRELSDCDEASRVRLFEAMLISEKAMLEFYKPTKINIASFGNYVPHLHIHVIARFSNDAFFPDSVWANPKRKSELVLPEFNKFAKFLEEKLKASFE
- a CDS encoding cache domain-containing protein, whose product is MQNNMRVFFDYQVKQLNKSIDDEKFSSMAISILLAQNESIQMCLLGQSRDECIKNIENLTKTLGAASMYNNIKLHIYDKDLKSYVRSWDLNRYGDMIASSRFLVQESRHQNKPMVGIEAWYAGTHIRAVSNVIRDGKIIGNIEVLLNFDSLGNYFKKQGIDLFVLLAKDKMPSRKSIPSDQILNDYYIENLSSANLNIVGFLRDINFKEYEFYVYKTHYFCVVPLIDASNTQIGYYVLHVNTNEKERNISQNYFESEELF
- a CDS encoding histidine phosphotransferase — protein: MGILKRLEIDYSYDIVEEFLSHYALMCDLLEPLIINLGRADKYKDSILELTRIFHNIKSAAGFMHLDPILKLTTLAEEITQEARSLKGPANDKFIDWLLLISDQFNKYKDDVENDFEYFSVLEPKIIDVPAKLN
- the panB gene encoding 3-methyl-2-oxobutanoate hydroxymethyltransferase, which produces MKNEKTQKKKLSINDIKNKKGIEPIVMITAYDALFAKLFDDYADIILVGDSLNMSFNMQESTIGADMNTMLYHTKAVCNGAKNTFIMADMPFGSYTNEKQAIKNAMKFFKQTNADAVKLEVGMHQVNLVKRLCEEGINVMAHIGLKPQFYKFEGGYKIKGRSEIEAKKLIEEALAFEQAGAFGILLEGTVSSVASEITKQVYVPVIGIGSGVNVDGQVLVWSDMLGFFEDFKPKFVKRYLDGADIVRKSVQSYANDVKGKIFPSEEFCY